Within the Nitrosococcus wardiae genome, the region ACCTTCGTTACGGGCCACTAGGTACTGGAGAACTTCTTGCCACTGGCTAGGCGAAAGGGGGTTTTCTAAACGGATGGCTTGGAGGCTGTGTTCAAGACGCTGCAGGTGCAAGGATAAACGGAAAAAGTGCCCGCCATAGACTGGGATCACTTCATAGACCCCGTCACCAAACAGGAACCCCCGATCTAGCACAGAAACCTTTGCCTGCGCTAAGGGCAAAAACTCGCCGTTGAGATAAACGAGAGCCAAAGTATCTCTTAAGTAAAAAAGGACAGCAGCCAGTCAACAAACCGTTGCCACCAACTTCCTTCCGGGATAGCCGTTAGAGCTACCAGCGGCCTTTTAAGCAAGGCTTTCTCACCCAACTTCACAATCACCACACCTAATTTTTGCCCTTCGGTAATAGGGGCCGTAATAGGATTTTGCAACTCTATTGAGGAGGATAACTCCTGCCAACGTCCCCGCTGCAGGGTCACTGCAAGATCATCCATCACCCCTAATGACAACTCCTTATTTGTCCCCTGCCAAACTCGCGCGCTGGTCACGGGCTCTCTAGCAGCGTAAAGGCTGCGGGTATCATAAAAGCGAAAACCATAGTTCAACAAAGCCAAGGACTCCCGAGCGCGGGTTTTAGGGCTCTTCGTTCCCATGACTACCGCAATCAACCGCATCCCTTCCCGCATCGCTGAAGAAACGAGGCAATACCCTGCGGCTTCCGTATAACCCGTCTTACAACCATCGACGCTGGGATCGCGCCTCAACAAAATATTACGGTTATACTGAGTAATATCGTTATAAGTAAATTCTCGTTCAGAATACCACTTGTAATATTCGGGAAAATCTCGAATGAGCGCCCTTGCCAAAGTCGCGATATCCCGCGTCGTCATATAATGATTTTCATGGGGTAACCCTGTACTATTGACAAAGTGGGAACCTGTCATTCCCAGCGCTTGCGCTTGTTGGTTCATCAAGGCCGCGAAAATTTCTTCCGTTCCCCCCACATATTCCGCTAGGGCCACACTGGCATCATTGCCTGATTGGATGATCATTCCCTGCAGAAGGGTCTCTACAGAAACCCGGCTATCGACCTCGATAAAGGTTCGCGATCCCCCGGTACGCCAAGCTTTTTCGCTAATGAGGACTTTATCTTCAAGATGGATGTTGCCACGCTTGAGCTCGGCGAATACCACATAGGCCGTCATCAACTTGGTGATACTCGCAGGCTCAACCCGCTGATCGGCCTGGGTCTCAGCAAGCACTTGACCGGTTGCAAAGTCCTGAAGAATATAAGTCTTAGCACTGAGGGAGGGCGCCGCTGGAATAGGCAAGGGCTGTCCCCAGACAGTCCCCCCCATGAAAAGCAAGAGAAGCCAATACCAAAAGAAAAGAGAACCAAGTGATTTCATTGTCTTTGTCTTAGATTGCATGGGCTATAAGAAATATCCAAAGCGAGCTAGGGTAAATTCAATCGGGCTACAGCATAGCGGCAATCCATTTAGTGAACAATGATATGATCGGGGTAACCTAACTCAGCCAGGCGCTTAGCCAAATTATCAAGCTTTTCAACATTTGCCAGAGGGCCAATACGCACCCGATAGAAAGGGACTTGCTGCGCGGGTGTTGGACTGACGTTCACCCCCGTATCAAGGACTGCCTGTAGCCGCTTTTGTAATCGCTCCGCATGGCGGCGGCTCTGGAAAGCACCAATTTGGAGATAGATCTCTCTCTCAGCAATCCCCCCCTTTCGGCCCGGAAGGGATCTTGGCTCAATGGAGCGTACCTCCACCAAACCCGTACCTTGCCTCGCCAAACCGAGCTTTACCGCAGCAGCATAGGAAAGATCAATGATCCGATCGGAGTGAAACGGTCCTCGATCATTGACCCGCAAAACCACCTGGCGCTGGTTACTTAGATTGGTAACGACCACATAAGAGGGCAAGGGCAAACTACGATGGGCTGCGGTCATCCCATACATGTTGTAAATTTCGCCACTGGAAGTACGACGGCCATGGAATTTAGATCCATACCAGGAGGCAATGCCCTTTTTCCGATAACCTCGACTACTACGAAGGGTATAGTAGCGCTGACCATTGACCTCGTAAAAAGGAGGATTACCGTACTTGCTGAGGGGCTCAAACCGGGAAAGGGGATCTAAACTATCGCCTAGTTTATCATTGGCAGGCAACTTGCTCCCGCGAGTTTCAGAAACACTGCTACAGGAAACATTGAATAACACCACCAGAGGAAGAATGAGAGAGGGAACTACCGGCCTCATGAGCTACGCCCTTCCCGCTGGGCCTTGATTGCCTCGGCCAGTTGGTAAACTGCCATAGCATAGAGAGGGCTGGGATTGTAGCGGATAATGGCATAAAAATTACGAAATCCTACCCAAAGCTCGGGACCCTCCTCCTGTTCCAGTAGGAACAGGGAAGCCAGTTTATCTTGAGGGATCGGATCTGCCACCTCAACCCCCTCCTGGAGCAATTGCCGCAAAGGTATGGATGGTTTAAGCCCCTGCTTCAGCCAATGGCGATAGTCAACCCCATTGGCTGAAGCAGCACTGGCCACGGGTGCCTCTGCTTGCCAACCCCCTTTCCGCTTCAGGAAATTAGCAATACTGCCCACTGCATCTTCTGGATTTTCCCAGATGTCACGCCAACCATCCTGATCAAAGTCCACGGCATAATCGCGAAAGCTGTCTGGCATAAACTGGGCAAGTCCCATAGCCCCCGCATAGGATCCAGTAAATTGGCGCGGATCCCGGTTTTCTTCCCGCGTAAG harbors:
- a CDS encoding D-alanyl-D-alanine carboxypeptidase family protein, with the translated sequence MKSLGSLFFWYWLLLLFMGGTVWGQPLPIPAAPSLSAKTYILQDFATGQVLAETQADQRVEPASITKLMTAYVVFAELKRGNIHLEDKVLISEKAWRTGGSRTFIEVDSRVSVETLLQGMIIQSGNDASVALAEYVGGTEEIFAALMNQQAQALGMTGSHFVNSTGLPHENHYMTTRDIATLARALIRDFPEYYKWYSEREFTYNDITQYNRNILLRRDPSVDGCKTGYTEAAGYCLVSSAMREGMRLIAVVMGTKSPKTRARESLALLNYGFRFYDTRSLYAAREPVTSARVWQGTNKELSLGVMDDLAVTLQRGRWQELSSSIELQNPITAPITEGQKLGVVIVKLGEKALLKRPLVALTAIPEGSWWQRFVDWLLSFFT
- a CDS encoding septal ring lytic transglycosylase RlpA family protein, whose amino-acid sequence is MRPVVPSLILPLVVLFNVSCSSVSETRGSKLPANDKLGDSLDPLSRFEPLSKYGNPPFYEVNGQRYYTLRSSRGYRKKGIASWYGSKFHGRRTSSGEIYNMYGMTAAHRSLPLPSYVVVTNLSNQRQVVLRVNDRGPFHSDRIIDLSYAAAVKLGLARQGTGLVEVRSIEPRSLPGRKGGIAEREIYLQIGAFQSRRHAERLQKRLQAVLDTGVNVSPTPAQQVPFYRVRIGPLANVEKLDNLAKRLAELGYPDHIIVH
- the mltB gene encoding lytic murein transglycosylase B, which encodes MRKTITFLIVIVYAFLPLMVAAADNDLPGIDDFIDDMAIQHGFDKAKLNQLFAEVEVQPNILQAISRPAEKSKPWYEYRRIFLTPERIQGGVSFWELNQHSLARAQEVFGVTPEVIVAILGVETRYGRFTGRYRVIDSLATLAFRYPPRSRFFRQQLMEFLLLTREENRDPRQFTGSYAGAMGLAQFMPDSFRDYAVDFDQDGWRDIWENPEDAVGSIANFLKRKGGWQAEAPVASAASANGVDYRHWLKQGLKPSIPLRQLLQEGVEVADPIPQDKLASLFLLEQEEGPELWVGFRNFYAIIRYNPSPLYAMAVYQLAEAIKAQREGRSS